In Mercenaria mercenaria strain notata unplaced genomic scaffold, MADL_Memer_1 contig_3947, whole genome shotgun sequence, the following are encoded in one genomic region:
- the LOC128553565 gene encoding uncharacterized protein LOC128553565 — protein MKDLLAVLVKGWPSQQGVERNYKLINTLLTRRRSAIQLSGFVTNAHIVWRSGGVIEGNLTYDEHAVHINTGGTYYLYSKIGFKDGPCATQRRIGYHVKLKGDKGSSTTLAVVQKLCLNGTNYEQDVAVQTVFKVPMGQERRVVVEITADLKFLL, from the exons ATGAAGGACCTTTTAGCTGTTCTTGTAAAG GGTTGGCCCAGTCAGCAGGGCGTGGAGAGAAACTACAAACTTATCAACACATTACTGACACGTCGTCGTTCAGCCATTCAATTGTCCGGATTTG TAACAAATGCTCACATTGTATGGCGGTCTGGTGGAGTAATAGAAGGTAATTTGACTTACGATGAACACGCTGTACATATAAATACCGGGGGAACGTACTACTTGTACAGCAAAATTGGCTTCAAGGATGGACCCTGTGCTACACAGAG GAGAATAGGGTATCATGTCAAACTCAAAGGGGATAAAGGATCATCAACAACACTTGCTGTGGTGCAAAAGCTTTGTTTGAATGGAACAAACTATGAACAAGATGTTGCAGTACAAACTGTATTTAAAGTACCAATGGGACAGGAACGGCGAGTTGTTGTTGAAATCACTGCTGACTTAAAATTCCTTCTATAA